The DNA window GGCGTTTGCCGTCGGTCTTCGTCAGGAACTGTTCGGTGACCGAGAGGATTCCTTCGAGGTCGTCAGGGGCGGAGACGTAGTGAACGTCGTTCGTGCTTCGGCGGGAGTAGCCGCGTTCGATGCTCAACGTGTCGAGAATGTCGGCCTTGTTCTCGTCTACGTCGTAGTGGTCGAGTTTCTGTTTTACCTCGCGGGCCGTCGTCCGTGTCGAAATGACGAGGAAGCGGTCGGTATCCGTTTTCAAAAAGTCGGTGTCGATTCGGTCGGTTTCTCCCGTGCTCGGATGTAAAAGGAGGACGCCAGTGCCGCCCGGTATCGAATTTGGCGTGTTCTCTATATCGAGTTGGTAATCCATATCATCCGGTAACTAGCGGAAGCGACTTAAAATATACGGGAATGCGGGTCGGAACACCACGTTAGCACCGAACACGTCCGAGGGAGACGTGGCTGTTCAACCGGTGAACCGGACCGTTTCGTCACCAAAAACACCGGTTGGTGCCACGATACGTTCGGTCAATAGTCAGTTTGCAGACTATCTCAAAGGTGCGACTGGATAGTTCGGCCCTTGTACGAAACCACCACGAACGCAACGCCAGCGAAGGCGGTCAACCCGCCGAACAGAAGGGAGTCCAGCGGACCGAACGACATGAAGGCGCCGAAAACCAACAACAACAATCCGCCGATAACGAGGCGCAGCCGTGCTCCGAACGATAGTCGTGAGTTTGCCATCGAGGAAACGTTACTATTCTCTATTATTAACATTTTTGTTACTGATATAATATTCTGACACATTCGGGCGGGGGTTTGCTTCCGAACGACGGATTCCGTCAGAACACGCTGTCGGCGGTGGCCGCGCCGACGACGCTGAACACGGACCCCACGCTGACGGCCTTGACCGTCGTGAAGAGCGCCTGCCCGGACGTGTGGCCGTCGAACAAACCGTCGTGAAGGAACGTCTCCGGCGCGGCGAACACCACGGCGAGGATGGCGACGGACCCGAAGGAGACCACCATCAACGAGATGAAGCGGGTCGGGACACCGGCCACGTCCGCCTCGCGGTCGGGGTCGCGCTCGTGGTCCGCCTTGTAGAGCGCGCCGTATCCGATTCCGAAGACGATACAGACGGTCGCAAGCGCGTGGATGGTGGACATGTTTCCCGCGATGTCCCAGACCTCCTGCGTGACGACGAACGGACCAGCGAGGAGGAAGCCGCCGAGCACCTGCTGGGCCGTATCGGCGAGGGCGAATCGTTTTCTCGAACCGACCATATCCCCGAGAAGGGGCCGAGAAATAAAGCCCTGTGCGTTCCGAACGGGTTTTGTCGGGGACGGCCGTTCCATCGTGCATGAGCGTCCGCGAGGAGTTCGACGACTGGGCGGCGGATGGCCGCGACAAGGGAATGGAAGAGCGACACTGGCACACGGCGAAACACGTTCTCGCCCGGATGCCGGTCGAAGACGGCGACACGGTCCTCGATTTGGGATGCGGAAGCGGATACGCCGGACGTGCCGTGCGCGATACGAAGGGAGCGGGACGGGTGTACGGACTCGACGGTTCGCCCGAGATGGCGCGCAACGCGCGGGGGTACACCGACGACTCGAACGTCTCGTACCTCGTCGGCGACTTCGACCACCTACCGTTCGCCGACGACAGCATCGACCACGTGTTCACCATGGAAGCGTTCTACTACGCGAACGACCCCCACGAGACGCTTCGGGAGGTGCGGCGGATACTTCGTCCCGGCGGCACGTTCTTCTGCGCCGTGAACTACTACGAGGAGAACGTCCACTCCCACGCGTGGCAGGACTCGATTTCGGTCGAGATGACGCGCTGGAGCCGCGAGGAGTACCGCGACGCGTTCCATGAGGCGGGGTTGTACGTCGCCGAACAGGACAACGTACCGGACCGCGAGACGGAGATACCCGCGGAAGACGCGTTTCCGACGGATAACTGGGAGACGCGCGAGGCGATGGTCGAACGCTACCGCGAGTTCGGCACCCTGCTGACCGTCGGCGTCGCGCCGTAACCCCTTCGTTTCGGGTGGAACGACCCGACAAACTGTCGATTCTGGGGGATTCAGCCGAAGCGACGATTCGGGGCAATAGCACACGCTACCGGAGGATTTAACCAAACAGCAGGGCGTCTTTTAGGTGACATGGTGAAAGTAAGCGTAGTTGGCGCGGCAGGCACTGTCGGGGCCGCCGCAGGCTACAACATCGCACTGCGTGATGTCGCGGACGAACTCGTTCTCGTTGACATTCCGGACATGGAAGACAAGACGGTCGGGCAGGCCGCGGACGTGAACCACGGGGCCGCCTACGACTCGAACACGGTCGTCCGACAGGGGACCTACGAGGACACCGCCGGGTCCGACGTCGTCGTCATCACGGCCGGGATTCCGCGTCAGCCGGGACAGACGCGTATCGACCTCGCGGGCGACAACGCGCCCATCATGGAGGACATCGGGGACTCGATCGCCGAGCACAACGACGGTGACTTCGTGACGATCACGACGTCCAACCCAGTCGACCTCCTGAACCGCCACCTGTACGAGACGGGTGACCGCGCACGGGAGAAAGTTATCGGCTTCGGTGGCCGCCTCGATAGCGCGCGATTCCGCTACGTCCTGAGCCAACGCTTCGACGCGCCGGTCCAGAACGTCGAAGCGACCATCATGGGCGAACACGGCGACGCACAGGTACCCGTCTTCTCCAAGGTTCGCATCGACGGCGCGGACCCCGAGTTCTCGGACGACGAGAAAGAAGAAATCCTCGGCGAGCTCAAAGAGAGCGCGATGAACGTCATCGAGAAGAAGGGCGCGACCCAGTGGGGCCCGGCCACGGGCGTCGGCCACATGGTCGAGGCCGTCATCCGCGACACGGGCGAAGTGCTCCCCGGTTCCATCAAACTCGAAGGCGAGTACGGCCACGAAGGCGTCGCGCTCGGCGTCCCCGTCAAACTCGGCGCGAACGGCGTCGAAGAAGTCGTCGAGTGGGACCTCACCGAGTTCGAGCGCGAACAGCTCGGCGAAGCGGCGGACAAGCTCGCAGAGCAGTACGAGAAGATAGAGTAAGCGCGTTTCCGAGCGATTTCTAGTTTCAACCGATTTTTTCGACGCGACCGTCGTAGCGAGCCGACGGTATCGTCAGAAGCGAGCCGACGGTCGAAACGTCTCTCCGGCCCTACCGCCCTTTCGTCAATCGCGCGCCGATTTTGTCCGGCAGTCCCGCCTCCCGCACCGCCTCCTGTACCGCTTCGATGTCGTACTCCACGCGTCGCTCCTCGACGCTCATATCGTCGAAGTCGAGAATCGCGTAGGCGGCGCGAGGGTCGCCGTCCCGCGGTTGACCGACGCTTCCGGGATTCATCACGACGCCCTCGTCGTACGTTTCGTGGTGTTGGACGTGTGTGTGACCCATGACGAGGACGTCCTCGTCACCCAGTTGGTCGGGGTCAAATTCCTCGGGATAGGTGTAGTGGTCGGGGTCGTCGGGGTGGCCGTGGACGATTCTGACTCGACCGTCGCACGCGAGACGCGAATCCGGGCGGTGAGAGAGCCAGTCGATCTGTAGGTCGTTGAGTTCATCGCGGGCGTGCTCGACGCCCGCGGCCGCCATGCTGTTGAATCGGAAGGCGGTGCCGGTGACGACCGCCCGGTCGTGATTTCCCATCACGCTCGCCGAAACGCGGTCGCGGAGGCTGTCGACGCACTCGCTCGGCCACGGGTTGTAGCCGACCACATCGCCCGCACAGAGGAGTTCCTCGACGGGCGGCATGTCGTCGAGAACGGCATCGAGCGCGACGCGGTTCGAGTGAACGTCCGAGATGATACCGACCTTCATGTCGGTCGATACGTTCGGGAAAGCCTTAATTCCCGTTCTCGACCGCGAGCGAAAAGTCGTTCTCGTCGTTTCGAGCGACGCCGACGCCGCAGACGGGGTGTTCGAAATCAAGGTCGTAGGCCGCACTCGCCGCGGTTTCGGCGTCCGCGGCATCGAAGTCGAAGGCCTCGGGCGTGTCCTTCTCGTAGGTCGCCACGAGCGTCGGTTCCGTGACCTCCTTCACGAGCAGGGCGTCGCGGCGGACGATACCGATGTAGGATTCCTCGCCGACGGTTCCCGCGATTCGCGGCGTGTCGTAGTCGTCCTTTTCGTAATCGAGCGCGAGAAGACTCTCCGCGAGGGCGTCACGCGCGGGGTATCCGAGTTCTATCTTCTCGGCGATGGGGTCCACTTGCGAGCCGTTGCCGATGACCGCCGTGTCGCCGACGACGCGGGCGCAGTTGTACGCGATGTAGGGGTTGTCCGTCTCCGGTGCGTCGTCGGTCGGGCCGACGGTGACGGTCTCACCGTGAGCGACCGCTTTTCGGTTGGGGAACGACCGCGAGGAAACTCGGTAGGCGCCGACGTCTGGACCGACGACGATGAAGCGTCCGATGTACATACACAAACATGCGTAATTGGGACTGAAATACGTGCTGGTTTGTGCACGGTTACGGTGTCGTCTCAGATTTTGCTCGAAAGGAAGTCCCGGAAGTACTCCTCCATCCGTTCTTGGGAGTAGAACTTGACGCTCTTGTCGCGGAGTTCCGCGAGCAGGTGGTTTTGGACCATGACGAACGAACCGAGCCGACGCGATTTCTTCTGCACCGTATCAACCCGGTCACGGCGACGGGACACGTAGTGTTCGAGCCCCTGTTCGAGGTACTTCGAATCGGTTCGGGTCAGTTCGTCCGCGAGGACTGCCGCCGATTCCATCGCCATCGACGCACCGACACCGCCGGTCGGCAGTATCGCGTGTCCGGCGTCCCCGATGAGAACGACGCGGCCCTTCGTCCACTCGTCCATGTGCAGGTCGTAGAAGTCGTCGTGCCACATCTCCGCCGGGTCGTCCATCTCGCCGAGGATGTCCGGGACCAACCCACCCATGTCGTCGAACGTCTCACGAACGCGGTCGAGGCGCTCGTCCACGGGGTCGGGGGCTCCTTCGGGCGCGGTCGCGGCGAGGAAACACGCCAACTTGTCCTCCGTCGGGTACAGACCGGCGAACCGTCCCGCGCCCCAGTGCTCCTGCACTTCGCCCGACGTCGCCAACGAAGGGTCCACCCAGAACGCCCACCCGGTCATGTCGTGATACGTCAACTCCACCTCGCCAAACACGAGGTCCCGAACCTTCGAGTGGATGCCGTCCGCGCCGACAACGAGGTCGTAGGTGGCCGTCGTGCCGTCGGTGAAAGTGACGTCAACTTCGTCCGAGTGTTGGTCGATTTCGGTGACGGTCGTTCCCATCCGGAGATTCTCCTCGGAGATGGTTTCCTGCAACACGTCGACGAGATTCGGTCGCCAGATGAGATACGTCTCGCCGTACTCGTCGGCGAGGCTGCCCATGTCGTAGCCGTGTAGGTGTGTTCCGTCGTGGTCGAGAACGTGGTACTCCTCGAACTGGTCCGCGTTATCGAGGAGTTCGTCGTACTTGCCGAGTCCCTTCAGGATGTTCGACCCCGCGGGCCACAGGCTAAGGGTGTAGCCGAGGCCGCCGTAGTTGCTCGATTTCTCCACCACGTCGGGTGAGAATCCGCGCTGTTCCAGCAGGCCCGCAAGCGTCAACCCGGCGATGCCGCCGCCGACCACGAGAATCCGCATATCGTTCCCGTATCGAATAGTAGTCGTCATCGTAGCTGCGTGTACAAAAGGGAGATTCGTTGCTCTATCCTCTAGCATGCCACAGGTATTTATTAGAGATTGCCGGCGATAATCGATTATCACTCCGGCGTCGGTCCGCCACGGAGGTCACGAAAACATGAGGTACGCAACGGTCACAGTCCGCTGGGACGAGGGGGAGCTTCACCCGCTCGACGATGCAGTGGCGCGCGCACCGGACGTTTCCATCGAGTTGACGTACTACATCAATCCGGTTCGTGACGGGACGTACGCCGAACTGAGTCGAATTCGTGGGGAGCCAGCTCGGATACGAGCGGTGTTACAGGCGACACCGGAGGTGTTAGACTACGACGTTCCGTCCGGAAGCGAGGGGATCACGTACACCCACTACGAATCCGCCCCGCTCATGGACGCGATGCTCGGGGTGCTTTTCGACCACGAAATCGTTCTCGAATGGCCGGTCGAGTTCGTCGATACCGCGACCGGCCGCGGGGTTCGAGTGACGTTTCTCGGAACGGAGCGGGCCTTGAGCGAAGCGCTCGGCGACGTTCCGGACGACTTCGGAATCGAACTCGAACGGATGGGCGACTATTCGTCGCGGATTTCCGACCCGGTTGCGACGCTCACCGACCGCCAACGGGAGGTGTTGGCGGTGGCAGTTCGGAAGGGGTACTACGAGATTCCCCGCGAGACGACGCATCGGGAAATCGCCGACGAACTGTCGGTCGCCCCCGGAACCGTCAGCAAACAGTTACAACGCATCGAAATCGAGCTAATATCGGCGCTTTCGACCCCGAACGGATAGATTCACAGCCGAATGCGTGACCGTGATACCGGGATGCAAGGGTCGGTCGGGTTCGAAACACTGAAATACGGAACTGTGCTACCGTTGAATGCAGATTCAGCGAATCGAATCGCTGAAGCATAACAGTCCCATGGGGTAGTGGCCAATCCTGTTGCCTTCTGGGGGCAACGACCGCGGTTCGAATCCGTGTGGGACTATCAGAAATTTTACACTAATCCCTCCGAGATATAGTGGCTTCTCTCGCGGAGGTGGTGCTGCATGAGCCGCACCTGTCCACGGTGCGGCGGACGAATCACATGGACGATAGTCAGTGGTCCGAGTACCGCTCACGTCCATCCGTGCGGCTGTACCGTTGCTCCCGACCAGCTACAAGGAGGTGAGGAGTGATGTCCGGAACGCTGTGTTCGACGTGTGGAGAGCTATCCTCGTGTTGCTATCGGTGTTCGGAATGCGGTGCGGACCTCGCCGGGAAAGGAGGTGACGGCAATGGGCGGTGAGGTACTGCTCGAACAGCTCGCGGAACGCGTCGCCGACCTCGAAGCGAAGGTCGAAGCGCAGGAGGAGCGAGGCGACCGCCTCGAAGCACGCGTCGAGGAACTCGAAGACGAGAACGAACAGCTCCGCGCGAAACTCGACGAACAGGAAGAACAGAACCAACGCGTGCGCGCGTCAGTTTCGCGTATCATCAACGACGTCCGCGAGTATTCGTCGGAGGACGGGAGCAGCGTCGACGCAACTTCGCCGAACCTCGTGGCGGAAGCGGCGAACGTCGGCGGAGAGCTGTACGACTGCATCGAGCGGTCGAAGGAGAACGCCGGACTGCTGAACTTCAAGACGAAGCGTCCCGAGTCGGCAACAGTTCAGGAAAAATATCTGAACGTCCTCGGTCGAGCGGAGGAGAAAGCACAGGAGTCGGGTGAGGACGTCGTGTATCTGAACTACCGCGAGGTAGCGACACACTACGGCTGTGCGTACAACACGGATGGGTACCGCGTGATGGAGGAAATGGACGAACGAGTGCCGGGCGTTCACTACGTCGACGGCCACCTCGCTAACCCGGAGATCGACCCGACGACGAAAATCAAGGAGAAGAGCATCCGCGTCGAGTGGAACCACCCCGACCTCCGCGGGTGGGTCCGCGCTCACCGGGAGGGATAGACTAGGATATCATAATACGGGGGGTCCCGGCGGACCCCCCGTGAGCCACACCACACCAACCACAGGCTAAAACATTCACGCTAGCCACCCTCTGTAAGCATCTATCGACTACTGCTGAGTGCGGTTGTTTCTGCGGTGTTTCTGCGGTGTGAACGAGAGATAACTGGACGTTCCTCGTGTTCTTACAACGTTATAATCGCTCGACGAATTTCAACAGTTCTCGAGTAGTATCTTCAAAACGGGTCGCTCGCGGTATTGAGTCGTCGAATGTCTTCGACCACATCGAAGTCGTCGTCGAAACTGTAGACGTACTCGATACCCTCGCGTTGCATATAGGCCGTCGTCAGAGCATCGACGAACGTGAGTGACGGATACTGTCGGTAGAGCGCT is part of the Haladaptatus paucihalophilus DX253 genome and encodes:
- a CDS encoding DUF2391 family protein encodes the protein MVGSRKRFALADTAQQVLGGFLLAGPFVVTQEVWDIAGNMSTIHALATVCIVFGIGYGALYKADHERDPDREADVAGVPTRFISLMVVSFGSVAILAVVFAAPETFLHDGLFDGHTSGQALFTTVKAVSVGSVFSVVGAATADSVF
- a CDS encoding class I SAM-dependent methyltransferase, producing MSVREEFDDWAADGRDKGMEERHWHTAKHVLARMPVEDGDTVLDLGCGSGYAGRAVRDTKGAGRVYGLDGSPEMARNARGYTDDSNVSYLVGDFDHLPFADDSIDHVFTMEAFYYANDPHETLREVRRILRPGGTFFCAVNYYEENVHSHAWQDSISVEMTRWSREEYRDAFHEAGLYVAEQDNVPDRETEIPAEDAFPTDNWETREAMVERYREFGTLLTVGVAP
- a CDS encoding IMP cyclohydrolase, with product MYIGRFIVVGPDVGAYRVSSRSFPNRKAVAHGETVTVGPTDDAPETDNPYIAYNCARVVGDTAVIGNGSQVDPIAEKIELGYPARDALAESLLALDYEKDDYDTPRIAGTVGEESYIGIVRRDALLVKEVTEPTLVATYEKDTPEAFDFDAADAETAASAAYDLDFEHPVCGVGVARNDENDFSLAVENGN
- the mdh gene encoding malate dehydrogenase; amino-acid sequence: MVKVSVVGAAGTVGAAAGYNIALRDVADELVLVDIPDMEDKTVGQAADVNHGAAYDSNTVVRQGTYEDTAGSDVVVITAGIPRQPGQTRIDLAGDNAPIMEDIGDSIAEHNDGDFVTITTSNPVDLLNRHLYETGDRAREKVIGFGGRLDSARFRYVLSQRFDAPVQNVEATIMGEHGDAQVPVFSKVRIDGADPEFSDDEKEEILGELKESAMNVIEKKGATQWGPATGVGHMVEAVIRDTGEVLPGSIKLEGEYGHEGVALGVPVKLGANGVEEVVEWDLTEFEREQLGEAADKLAEQYEKIE
- a CDS encoding metallophosphoesterase family protein, with the translated sequence MKVGIISDVHSNRVALDAVLDDMPPVEELLCAGDVVGYNPWPSECVDSLRDRVSASVMGNHDRAVVTGTAFRFNSMAAAGVEHARDELNDLQIDWLSHRPDSRLACDGRVRIVHGHPDDPDHYTYPEEFDPDQLGDEDVLVMGHTHVQHHETYDEGVVMNPGSVGQPRDGDPRAAYAILDFDDMSVEERRVEYDIEAVQEAVREAGLPDKIGARLTKGR
- a CDS encoding helix-turn-helix domain-containing protein encodes the protein MRYATVTVRWDEGELHPLDDAVARAPDVSIELTYYINPVRDGTYAELSRIRGEPARIRAVLQATPEVLDYDVPSGSEGITYTHYESAPLMDAMLGVLFDHEIVLEWPVEFVDTATGRGVRVTFLGTERALSEALGDVPDDFGIELERMGDYSSRISDPVATLTDRQREVLAVAVRKGYYEIPRETTHREIADELSVAPGTVSKQLQRIEIELISALSTPNG
- a CDS encoding DUF7090 family protein, translated to MDYQLDIENTPNSIPGGTGVLLLHPSTGETDRIDTDFLKTDTDRFLVISTRTTAREVKQKLDHYDVDENKADILDTLSIERGYSRRSTNDVHYVSAPDDLEGILSVTEQFLTKTDGKRRISFDSITEMAYYADEQRVYNTVEQVLELLEEHDAVGLFHLSKGVHDEVQIERFFGLFDAVVDLDRDGNVDTDFSKLD
- a CDS encoding FAD-dependent monooxygenase; amino-acid sequence: MTTTIRYGNDMRILVVGGGIAGLTLAGLLEQRGFSPDVVEKSSNYGGLGYTLSLWPAGSNILKGLGKYDELLDNADQFEEYHVLDHDGTHLHGYDMGSLADEYGETYLIWRPNLVDVLQETISEENLRMGTTVTEIDQHSDEVDVTFTDGTTATYDLVVGADGIHSKVRDLVFGEVELTYHDMTGWAFWVDPSLATSGEVQEHWGAGRFAGLYPTEDKLACFLAATAPEGAPDPVDERLDRVRETFDDMGGLVPDILGEMDDPAEMWHDDFYDLHMDEWTKGRVVLIGDAGHAILPTGGVGASMAMESAAVLADELTRTDSKYLEQGLEHYVSRRRDRVDTVQKKSRRLGSFVMVQNHLLAELRDKSVKFYSQERMEEYFRDFLSSKI